The following are from one region of the Microbacterium paraoxydans genome:
- a CDS encoding SRPBCC family protein, translating to MPVTDIITDAKNLTMTVVADLAAPVERVWAAYTDPQQLERFWGPPGWPATFSRWDHTVGGRAVYTMNGPRGEKASGTWEFLEIDAPRSFTVLDSFADEDGTPDANLPSMRMTFTFEPTAEGTRMVNTSHFTSAEALEQVVAMGAVEGTRMATAQLDAVLQDLRDYAQGKGTRVELLDDTHVRITRLVEGPRELVWRAHFEPDLIRQWMLGPDGWEMTECVSAAEVGQSYRNSWAPVGDTEGEPFGFEGEALLIDAPKRAVTTERMQGMPTETLNDLNLYEEDGATLVTVLIEYPDKETRDMILATGMADGMEASFARLERELLSV from the coding sequence ATGCCTGTCACGGACATCATCACGGATGCCAAGAACCTCACCATGACCGTCGTCGCCGACCTCGCCGCGCCCGTCGAGCGCGTCTGGGCCGCCTACACCGACCCGCAGCAGCTCGAGCGGTTCTGGGGCCCTCCCGGCTGGCCGGCCACCTTCTCCCGGTGGGACCACACCGTCGGCGGCCGAGCCGTGTACACGATGAACGGCCCCCGCGGGGAGAAGGCGTCCGGCACCTGGGAGTTCCTGGAGATCGACGCGCCGCGCAGCTTCACGGTGCTCGACTCGTTCGCTGACGAGGACGGCACGCCGGACGCCAACCTCCCCTCCATGCGCATGACCTTCACGTTCGAGCCGACGGCCGAGGGCACACGCATGGTCAACACGAGCCACTTCACGTCTGCCGAGGCGCTCGAGCAGGTCGTCGCGATGGGCGCCGTTGAGGGCACCCGGATGGCCACGGCCCAGCTCGACGCCGTGTTGCAGGACCTCCGCGACTACGCGCAGGGCAAGGGCACCCGGGTGGAGCTGCTGGACGACACGCACGTGCGCATCACCCGGCTCGTCGAGGGTCCGCGCGAGCTGGTGTGGCGCGCCCACTTCGAGCCCGACCTCATCCGGCAGTGGATGCTCGGCCCGGACGGGTGGGAGATGACCGAGTGCGTGTCGGCGGCCGAGGTCGGCCAGTCGTACCGGAACTCCTGGGCGCCCGTGGGCGACACGGAGGGTGAGCCGTTCGGATTCGAGGGGGAGGCGCTGCTGATCGACGCCCCGAAGCGTGCCGTCACCACCGAGCGGATGCAGGGCATGCCGACCGAGACGCTCAACGACCTCAACCTCTACGAGGAGGACGGCGCGACCCTCGTCACGGTGCTCATCGAGTACCCGGACAAGGAGACGCGGGACATGATCCTCGCCACCGGCATGGCCGACGGCATGGAGGCCTCGTTCGCGCGACTGGAGCGGGAGCTGCTGTCCGTCTGA
- a CDS encoding M15 family metallopeptidase, whose protein sequence is MNDLRTPRAVRARRRRRIATTASVLALAVVGAVAVQQSLSAAFAETAPHVAGPAPSSYPHPPTGSVLAPSEADGVIRDGDQPTVFDVDRVAVGNLDPALLDALQRAASDAEADGVTFLVNSGWRSAALQEQLLRDAIDDYGSQEEARRWVATAETSAHVSGDAVDLGPLPTLDWLTQRGWRYGLCQTYGNESWHYELRPEAVENGCPAQYADPTEDPRMQR, encoded by the coding sequence ATGAACGACCTCCGCACCCCCCGAGCCGTCCGTGCCCGGCGCCGTCGGCGGATCGCCACCACGGCGTCCGTGCTGGCGCTCGCCGTGGTCGGCGCCGTCGCCGTGCAGCAGTCGCTGTCGGCCGCGTTCGCCGAGACCGCCCCGCACGTCGCCGGCCCCGCCCCTTCCTCCTATCCGCACCCGCCGACCGGATCGGTGCTCGCCCCGAGCGAGGCCGACGGCGTGATCCGCGACGGCGATCAGCCCACGGTGTTCGACGTCGACAGGGTCGCCGTCGGCAATCTCGACCCCGCCCTGCTCGACGCCCTCCAGCGCGCCGCCTCCGATGCGGAGGCCGACGGGGTGACGTTCCTCGTGAACAGCGGATGGCGTTCGGCGGCCCTGCAGGAGCAGCTGCTTCGCGACGCGATCGACGACTACGGCTCGCAAGAGGAGGCGCGCCGCTGGGTGGCGACCGCGGAGACCTCGGCGCACGTCTCCGGCGACGCCGTCGACCTCGGTCCCCTGCCCACTCTCGACTGGCTCACACAGCGCGGATGGCGCTACGGCCTCTGCCAGACCTACGGCAACGAATCCTGGCACTACGAGCTGCGACCGGAGGCCGTCGAGAACGGCTGCCCCGCACAGTACGCCGACCCCACCGAAGACCCGAGGATGCAGCGATGA
- a CDS encoding flavin monoamine oxidase family protein, with amino-acid sequence MRITRRTLLLGAGAGAVSVLLASCTPEPEPTPTPTRTREPEPPPGVPAPSGSVRSTWTTDPFARGAASFTPVGVLAATRAALAQPVDDRLFFAGEATDDEAPGTVRGALRSGRRAARELIVAAEDGERVAVIGAGIAGATAAAQLAEDGLQVTVFEARDRVGGRILSRAEDDWPVPVQLGAWLFGDADAELLETIDEGDMDLVDLDGARWRSAEGDVDPVDPQPVEAAVTTAQSAPQDSSVADALAAAGIDPEDPATAALLALLAARTGADAADLSSWFAPPLPDAALQGVGDDLTPFIESALDGVKVGLSSPVTRLAWDDTGVSVRLGTGEALSFDRVLLTVPLGVLQEQALEFDPPLPFDNRGAVSALGMGAIETVWLRWDEPFWDGDEAIWHAVGDDIAIPTWINLRPSTGENVLVGIVGGAAARDFAELGEAEAVEAALASLALYA; translated from the coding sequence ATGAGGATCACGCGCCGTACCCTGCTCCTCGGCGCCGGAGCCGGTGCCGTCTCGGTGCTTCTCGCCTCCTGCACTCCGGAGCCGGAACCGACGCCGACCCCCACCCGCACGCGCGAACCGGAGCCGCCGCCCGGCGTCCCCGCCCCGAGCGGGAGCGTCCGCAGCACCTGGACCACCGACCCCTTCGCCCGGGGCGCCGCGAGCTTCACTCCCGTGGGGGTGCTCGCCGCGACCCGTGCGGCGCTCGCGCAGCCTGTCGACGACCGGCTCTTCTTCGCCGGTGAGGCGACCGACGACGAGGCGCCGGGTACCGTCCGGGGAGCCCTCCGCTCGGGCCGCCGTGCCGCGCGGGAGCTCATCGTCGCCGCCGAGGACGGCGAGCGGGTGGCCGTGATCGGCGCCGGGATCGCCGGGGCGACCGCGGCCGCGCAGCTCGCGGAGGACGGCCTGCAGGTGACGGTCTTCGAAGCGCGCGACCGCGTCGGCGGCCGGATCCTCTCCCGCGCGGAGGACGACTGGCCGGTTCCGGTGCAGCTCGGCGCGTGGCTGTTCGGCGACGCCGACGCGGAGCTTCTCGAGACGATCGACGAGGGGGACATGGACCTCGTCGACCTCGACGGGGCGCGGTGGCGCTCGGCCGAGGGCGATGTCGACCCCGTGGACCCGCAGCCGGTGGAGGCCGCGGTGACCACGGCGCAGTCCGCCCCGCAGGACTCCTCGGTGGCGGACGCCCTCGCGGCAGCCGGCATCGACCCGGAGGATCCCGCGACCGCTGCGCTCCTGGCGCTCCTCGCCGCACGGACGGGCGCGGACGCCGCCGACCTGTCGAGCTGGTTCGCCCCGCCGCTCCCCGACGCGGCGCTGCAGGGGGTCGGCGACGACCTGACCCCGTTCATCGAGAGTGCCCTGGACGGGGTGAAGGTGGGCCTCAGCTCGCCGGTCACCCGTCTCGCGTGGGACGACACCGGGGTGAGTGTGCGCCTCGGCACCGGGGAGGCCCTCTCCTTCGACCGGGTGCTGCTGACGGTGCCGCTCGGGGTGCTGCAGGAGCAGGCCCTCGAGTTCGACCCGCCGCTGCCGTTCGACAACCGCGGCGCCGTGTCCGCGCTCGGCATGGGCGCCATCGAGACGGTGTGGCTGCGATGGGACGAGCCGTTCTGGGACGGTGACGAGGCGATCTGGCACGCGGTGGGCGACGACATCGCGATCCCCACGTGGATCAACCTCCGCCCCTCGACCGGCGAGAACGTGCTCGTCGGGATCGTGGGCGGTGCGGCGGCGCGGGACTTCGCGGAGCTCGGGGAGGCCGAGGCCGTCGAGGCGGCGCTCGCATCGCTGGCGCTCTACGCCTGA
- a CDS encoding DoxX family protein, producing MSTPRTIGRIFLGVSLVFAGVSHLTFAREEFQAQVPESLPLDPDTTVLASGVAEVALGSALLFARRRRRTVGTVAALFFAAVFPGNVAQWMHHRDGFGLDTDMKRFVRLFFQPALIALALWSTRAPRR from the coding sequence ATGTCGACTCCCCGCACCATCGGCCGGATCTTCCTCGGCGTCTCGCTCGTGTTCGCCGGCGTCTCCCACCTCACGTTCGCCCGCGAGGAGTTCCAGGCGCAGGTGCCGGAATCGTTGCCGCTCGATCCCGACACCACGGTGCTCGCGTCCGGCGTCGCGGAGGTCGCGCTCGGCTCCGCTCTCCTCTTCGCCCGACGCCGCCGTCGCACGGTCGGCACCGTCGCCGCGCTCTTCTTCGCGGCGGTCTTCCCGGGCAACGTGGCGCAGTGGATGCATCACCGGGACGGCTTCGGACTCGACACCGATATGAAGCGCTTCGTGCGTCTGTTCTTCCAGCCGGCGCTCATCGCGCTGGCCCTGTGGTCGACGCGCGCCCCGCGCCGCTGA
- a CDS encoding ribonuclease H family protein — protein sequence MTITAAADGSALGNPGPNGWAWYIDDANWAAGGSPHGTNNQGELRAVLELLRATAGTDEKLLIECDSRYVIDSVTKWMPGWKRRGWRKSDGGPVLNRDLLEGIDEALRGRDVEFSWVKGHAGHPLNEAADERANAAAKAYQQKQEPRRGPGFTRATDAGAAVAASAPVAAAAAEAPASSSTAAPSRTSTPVAEAEFAAPLWAETSDLLDGLDLAQDDPIVLQLPLSPDEHARLRDRADAQGITLEEALRRLI from the coding sequence ATGACCATCACCGCCGCCGCAGACGGCTCCGCCCTGGGCAACCCCGGCCCGAACGGCTGGGCCTGGTACATCGACGACGCGAACTGGGCGGCCGGCGGCTCCCCGCACGGCACGAACAACCAGGGCGAGCTCCGCGCCGTCCTCGAACTGCTCCGGGCGACGGCCGGCACCGACGAGAAGCTGCTGATCGAGTGTGACAGCCGCTACGTGATCGACTCCGTGACGAAGTGGATGCCCGGCTGGAAGCGCCGCGGGTGGCGGAAGTCCGACGGCGGGCCCGTGCTGAACCGCGACCTCCTCGAGGGGATCGACGAGGCGCTGCGCGGTCGCGACGTCGAGTTCTCCTGGGTCAAGGGCCACGCCGGGCACCCGCTGAACGAAGCCGCCGACGAGCGCGCGAACGCCGCCGCCAAGGCCTACCAGCAGAAGCAGGAGCCGCGTCGAGGCCCCGGGTTCACCCGCGCGACCGATGCCGGAGCCGCCGTCGCCGCCTCCGCCCCGGTCGCCGCTGCCGCCGCCGAAGCCCCGGCATCCTCCTCGACTGCAGCCCCATCCCGCACCTCGACACCCGTCGCCGAGGCGGAGTTCGCCGCGCCGCTGTGGGCCGAGACCTCCGACCTCCTCGACGGACTCGACCTCGCGCAGGACGACCCCATCGTGCTCCAGCTCCCGCTGTCGCCCGACGAGCACGCCCGCCTCCGGGACCGCGCCGACGCGCAGGGCATCACCCTCGAAGAAGCACTCCGCCGCCTGATCTGA
- a CDS encoding SDR family oxidoreductase: MTDAPDATPDLGPGIDPDDLATTLRVLAELHTIDNEHPDFVAVRHATAAMFKAVKRVRRKEIRDAIAEADKAVVARTATGAPDRIDDETRGHDLASRVIDAPIAGELLKPRNCYICKQPYTLVDAFYHQLCPDCARFSHGKRTARTDLTGKRALLTGGRAKIGMHIALRLLRDGAHTTITTRFPRDAVRRFSALPDAGDWLHRLRVVGIDLRDPAQVIGLADSVAAQGPLDILINNAAQTVRRSPGAYSLLADAELQPLPDGPLPEMETFGHTVDPHPQALQASVDAHPLLSVAALGGTVAEQGGQALTAEDLARLAMAPGSSSLEKHADGTAIDAGGLVPDVNRVNSWVQSVDQVDPLEMLEVQLANTTAPFLLISRLRASMAASSSRRKYVVNVSAMEGQFSRRYKGPGHPHTNMAKAALNMLTRTSAGEMLEKDGILMTAVDTGWITDERPHYTKVRLAEEGFHAPLDLVDGAARVYDPIVRGEAGEDIHGVFLKDYEPSPW, encoded by the coding sequence ATGACCGACGCGCCCGACGCCACCCCCGACCTGGGCCCCGGCATCGACCCCGACGACCTCGCCACGACGCTGCGCGTCCTCGCCGAGCTGCACACCATCGACAACGAGCACCCCGACTTCGTGGCCGTACGCCACGCGACCGCGGCCATGTTCAAGGCCGTCAAGCGCGTGCGGCGCAAGGAGATCCGGGATGCGATCGCCGAGGCGGACAAGGCCGTCGTCGCCCGCACCGCCACCGGTGCCCCCGACCGCATCGACGACGAGACGCGCGGGCACGACCTCGCGTCCCGTGTGATCGACGCCCCCATCGCCGGCGAGCTCCTCAAGCCGCGCAACTGCTACATCTGCAAGCAGCCGTACACGCTCGTCGACGCGTTCTACCACCAGCTCTGCCCGGACTGCGCCCGCTTCAGCCACGGCAAGCGCACCGCCCGCACCGACCTCACCGGCAAGCGCGCCCTGCTCACGGGCGGCCGCGCGAAGATCGGCATGCACATCGCGCTGCGCCTCCTCCGCGACGGCGCGCACACCACGATCACCACCCGGTTCCCGCGTGACGCCGTGCGCCGGTTCTCGGCCCTGCCGGATGCGGGCGACTGGCTGCACCGGCTGCGCGTGGTCGGCATCGACCTCCGCGACCCCGCCCAGGTGATCGGGCTCGCCGACTCGGTCGCCGCGCAGGGCCCGCTCGACATCCTCATCAACAACGCCGCACAGACGGTCCGCCGCTCACCGGGGGCGTACTCGCTGCTCGCCGACGCAGAGCTCCAGCCGCTGCCGGACGGTCCGCTGCCGGAGATGGAGACCTTCGGGCACACGGTCGACCCGCACCCGCAGGCGCTGCAGGCATCGGTCGACGCGCATCCGCTGCTGTCGGTCGCGGCGCTCGGCGGCACGGTCGCGGAGCAGGGGGGACAGGCCCTTACGGCCGAAGACCTCGCGAGGCTCGCGATGGCCCCCGGCTCCTCCTCGCTCGAGAAGCACGCGGATGGCACGGCGATCGATGCGGGCGGCCTCGTGCCGGACGTGAACCGCGTCAACAGCTGGGTGCAGTCGGTGGATCAGGTCGACCCGCTGGAGATGCTCGAGGTGCAGCTCGCCAACACGACCGCGCCGTTCCTGCTCATCAGCAGGCTGCGGGCGTCGATGGCCGCGTCGTCGTCGCGCCGGAAGTACGTCGTGAACGTCTCCGCCATGGAGGGGCAGTTCTCCCGCCGCTACAAGGGGCCTGGGCACCCGCACACGAACATGGCGAAGGCCGCGCTCAACATGCTGACCCGCACGAGCGCGGGGGAGATGTTGGAGAAGGACGGCATCCTCATGACCGCCGTCGACACCGGCTGGATCACCGACGAGCGCCCGCACTACACGAAGGTGCGCCTCGCGGAGGAGGGCTTCCATGCCCCGCTCGACCTGGTCGACGGCGCCGCCCGGGTGTACGACCCCATCGTGCGCGGCGAGGCCGGCGAGGACATCCACGGCGTCTTCCTCAAGGACTACGAGCCCAGCCCCTGGTGA
- a CDS encoding response regulator transcription factor — MRVLIVEDEPYLAEAVRDGLRLEAIAADIAGDGDTALELLGINAYDIAILDRDVPGPSGDDIARWIVASGSGIPILMLTAADRLDDKASGFELGADDYLTKPFELRELVLRLRALDRRRQRARPPVLEIAGLRLDPFRREVYRDGRYVALTRKQFAVLEVLVDAEGGVVSAEELLERAWDENADPFTNAVRITVSSLRKRLGEPWLILTVPGVGYRIGADADA; from the coding sequence ATGCGTGTGCTGATCGTCGAGGACGAGCCCTACCTCGCCGAGGCGGTCCGCGACGGGCTGCGACTGGAGGCGATCGCGGCTGACATCGCCGGCGACGGCGACACCGCGCTCGAACTCCTCGGCATCAACGCGTACGACATCGCGATCCTCGACCGCGACGTGCCAGGCCCGTCCGGCGACGACATCGCGCGGTGGATCGTCGCCTCGGGCAGCGGCATCCCCATCCTCATGCTCACGGCCGCCGACCGCCTCGACGACAAGGCCTCCGGGTTCGAGCTCGGCGCCGACGACTACCTCACCAAGCCGTTCGAGCTGCGGGAGCTGGTGCTGCGGCTGCGTGCCCTCGACCGCCGCCGACAGCGCGCGCGGCCACCGGTGCTGGAGATCGCCGGGCTGCGCCTCGACCCGTTCCGCCGCGAGGTCTACCGCGACGGCCGGTACGTCGCCCTCACCCGCAAGCAGTTCGCCGTGCTGGAGGTGCTCGTCGACGCCGAGGGCGGGGTGGTCAGCGCCGAGGAGCTGCTGGAGCGGGCGTGGGACGAGAACGCCGACCCGTTCACGAACGCCGTCCGCATCACCGTCTCCTCGCTGCGCAAGCGCCTCGGCGAGCCGTGGCTGATCCTCACGGTGCCCGGCGTCGGCTACCGGATCGGAGCCGACGCGGATGCGTAG
- a CDS encoding Pr6Pr family membrane protein, with the protein MNKRTVFGLLRLTAAAVCLVALIHRLAWGLASNTIASQNFFAYLTNQSNIAFVVLLTVAGVLALRRARDPRWLTVALALVLTWTITAGLVFAILVWQAGVRGIRIDVPWSDQVLHFWLPAVTVAAWALAPGHRAVPWRVIPVTLAYPVLWGVATLIRGPLIGWYPYYFLDPRQVSGPVEFTVSCAIALAVFAAVATALVLISRLPDPWDRAPAEPPPEDRAPVEAARETVQA; encoded by the coding sequence GTGAACAAGCGCACCGTCTTCGGCCTGCTCCGGCTCACCGCCGCCGCCGTCTGCCTCGTCGCGCTGATCCACCGCCTCGCGTGGGGACTCGCGTCGAACACCATCGCGAGCCAGAACTTCTTCGCGTACCTGACGAACCAGTCGAACATCGCCTTCGTCGTCCTCCTCACCGTGGCCGGAGTCCTCGCGCTGCGCAGAGCCCGCGATCCGCGGTGGCTCACGGTGGCGCTCGCCCTCGTGCTCACCTGGACCATCACGGCGGGACTCGTGTTCGCGATCCTCGTCTGGCAGGCCGGCGTCCGGGGGATCCGCATCGACGTCCCGTGGTCGGATCAGGTGCTGCACTTCTGGCTGCCCGCGGTGACCGTCGCGGCCTGGGCCCTGGCCCCGGGGCATCGGGCGGTGCCGTGGCGCGTGATCCCGGTGACCCTCGCCTATCCGGTGCTGTGGGGCGTCGCGACGCTCATCCGCGGGCCACTGATCGGCTGGTACCCGTACTACTTCCTCGACCCGCGGCAGGTGAGCGGCCCCGTCGAGTTCACCGTCTCCTGCGCGATCGCGCTGGCCGTCTTCGCCGCCGTGGCGACCGCGCTCGTGCTCATCAGCCGCCTGCCGGACCCGTGGGACCGCGCTCCTGCCGAGCCCCCTCCCGAGGACCGCGCCCCGGTCGAGGCCGCACGCGAGACGGTTCAGGCGTAG
- the alr gene encoding alanine racemase, with protein sequence MTAVLAEGMTLSRLHPPTLSTLPDAVTENLRRVREAAAVPVMAVVKADAYGHGIVAVATAAVAAGAEWLGVTDVAEGVVLREAGLRVPILAWLHPAGIDAPLAAAAGVDVAVGSVEELRQLAADATASVRVHLHLDTGMARGGCPVEDWDALLRTARAARGRIEVVGVMGHLPHADSADPRANAAAVLRMRQGRDAVLRAGFGPLLVHLAATSGALTDPATHFDMVRVGAALVGIDPSETVSLVGASRFTAPVVHSATVPAGTVVGYGGTHTTAAATHLSVVGVGYADGVPREIASGAGVEIGGERHPIVGRVSMDQIVVDTGGRAFPRGAVATVFGPDGGAVPSVQEWARWAGTIPHTIVTGIGPRVKRSVA encoded by the coding sequence ATGACGGCCGTGCTCGCGGAGGGGATGACCCTGTCCCGCCTCCACCCACCGACACTGTCCACCCTCCCGGACGCCGTGACCGAGAACCTCCGCCGTGTGCGGGAGGCCGCCGCGGTACCCGTCATGGCCGTGGTCAAGGCCGACGCGTACGGCCATGGAATAGTGGCCGTGGCGACCGCCGCCGTGGCCGCGGGGGCCGAGTGGCTCGGGGTCACCGACGTCGCCGAGGGGGTCGTGCTGCGCGAGGCCGGACTGCGCGTGCCCATCCTCGCCTGGCTGCACCCCGCGGGCATCGACGCGCCGCTCGCGGCCGCCGCCGGGGTCGACGTGGCTGTGGGCTCCGTCGAGGAGCTTCGTCAGCTCGCGGCCGATGCCACAGCTTCCGTGCGGGTGCATCTGCATCTCGACACCGGGATGGCGCGCGGAGGGTGTCCCGTGGAGGACTGGGATGCGCTGCTGCGCACGGCGCGGGCGGCCCGTGGCCGGATCGAGGTCGTCGGGGTGATGGGACACCTCCCGCACGCCGACAGCGCGGATCCGCGGGCGAATGCGGCCGCGGTGCTGCGGATGCGCCAGGGGAGGGACGCGGTCCTGCGCGCCGGCTTCGGACCGCTGCTCGTGCATCTCGCGGCGACCTCGGGCGCCCTGACCGATCCGGCGACGCACTTCGACATGGTGCGGGTGGGGGCCGCCCTCGTGGGGATCGACCCGTCCGAGACGGTCTCTCTGGTCGGGGCCTCGCGTTTCACCGCGCCCGTGGTGCACAGCGCCACCGTGCCTGCCGGCACGGTGGTGGGCTACGGCGGGACGCACACGACGGCGGCGGCCACGCACCTGAGCGTGGTGGGCGTCGGATACGCCGACGGCGTCCCGCGGGAGATCGCGTCGGGCGCGGGGGTGGAGATCGGAGGCGAACGGCATCCGATCGTCGGCCGGGTGTCGATGGATCAGATCGTCGTCGACACCGGGGGGAGGGCGTTCCCCCGGGGAGCGGTCGCGACGGTGTTCGGGCCGGACGGCGGCGCGGTGCCGTCGGTGCAGGAGTGGGCGCGGTGGGCGGGCACCATCCCGCACACCATCGTCACGGGCATCGGCCCGCGGGTGAAGAGGAGCGTGGCATGA
- a CDS encoding protealysin inhibitor emfourin has product MTEDPTPPDAPVVIAVVRSGGLAGIRRQWRVEAEPPDAEEWIGLIDSCPWDDDVDTEPGADRFVWSIRARTPSERRERELPDSAVDGPWRTLVDAVREAARDA; this is encoded by the coding sequence ATGACCGAGGATCCGACTCCGCCTGACGCCCCCGTCGTCATCGCCGTCGTGCGCTCGGGAGGTCTCGCCGGCATCCGTCGCCAGTGGCGTGTGGAGGCCGAGCCGCCGGACGCCGAGGAATGGATCGGCCTCATCGACAGCTGCCCCTGGGACGACGACGTCGACACGGAGCCCGGGGCGGACCGCTTCGTGTGGAGCATCCGCGCCCGCACCCCGTCCGAGCGCCGGGAGCGCGAGCTGCCCGACTCCGCCGTGGACGGTCCGTGGCGCACCCTCGTCGATGCCGTGCGGGAGGCCGCTCGCGACGCGTGA
- a CDS encoding M4 family metallopeptidase, which translates to MSSAESFPHPGVVPSYLLARLAESGRFPKAAAAARQTLTAGRPPFRARIDLSIDENGDLVAQLSDAPNRTISDAGNTQQLPGAVVRTEDDEPVADTAVNEAFDGLGATFEMLLSAFGRNSLDDAGAPLDATVHYGVDYDNAFWDGERMVFGDGDGEVFQHFTGSLTVIGHELAHGVVQHTANLEYQGQPGALNESVADVFGALTEQYSLGQSADQASWLIGAEIFTDAVEGSALRSMIAPGTAYDDDELGKDPQPDHMSGFVRTTEDNGGVHINSGIPNRAFALFALDLGGNAWERAGTVWYRALTGGLSSTANFTEFADATVVAAATVDQETVAAARRAWTTVGVYEDDRGSDSA; encoded by the coding sequence ATGAGCAGCGCAGAATCCTTCCCGCATCCCGGCGTCGTCCCCTCCTACCTGCTCGCCCGGCTGGCGGAGTCGGGTCGGTTCCCGAAGGCCGCCGCCGCCGCCCGACAGACGCTCACCGCGGGGCGCCCGCCGTTCCGCGCCCGCATCGACCTCTCCATCGACGAGAACGGCGACCTCGTCGCGCAGCTCTCCGATGCGCCGAACCGCACGATCAGCGACGCCGGCAACACACAGCAGCTTCCGGGGGCCGTGGTCCGCACGGAAGACGATGAGCCCGTCGCCGACACCGCGGTCAACGAGGCGTTCGACGGCCTGGGCGCGACGTTCGAGATGCTGCTCTCCGCGTTCGGCCGCAACTCGCTCGACGACGCCGGCGCTCCTCTCGACGCGACCGTCCACTACGGCGTCGACTACGACAACGCCTTCTGGGACGGCGAGCGCATGGTGTTCGGCGACGGCGACGGCGAGGTGTTCCAGCACTTCACGGGCTCGCTCACCGTGATCGGACATGAGCTCGCCCACGGTGTCGTGCAGCACACGGCGAACCTGGAGTACCAGGGCCAGCCGGGCGCACTCAACGAGTCCGTGGCCGACGTGTTCGGCGCCCTCACCGAGCAATACTCCCTGGGTCAGTCCGCCGACCAGGCGAGCTGGCTCATCGGGGCGGAGATCTTCACGGATGCGGTGGAGGGCTCAGCTCTCCGCTCAATGATCGCGCCGGGCACGGCCTATGACGACGATGAACTCGGGAAAGACCCGCAGCCCGACCACATGAGCGGATTCGTGCGCACCACCGAGGACAACGGGGGCGTGCACATCAACTCCGGCATCCCGAACCGCGCCTTCGCCCTCTTCGCCCTCGACCTCGGCGGCAACGCCTGGGAGCGCGCCGGAACAGTCTGGTACCGGGCACTCACCGGCGGGCTGTCGAGCACCGCGAACTTCACCGAGTTCGCCGACGCCACGGTCGTCGCGGCAGCCACGGTCGATCAGGAGACGGTCGCCGCCGCTCGACGCGCGTGGACGACCGTGGGAGTCTATGAGGATGACCGAGGATCCGACTCCGCCTGA
- a CDS encoding sensor histidine kinase, whose product MRRRRGLSVRLKLTLSYAGIVVVSGLLLLGAVALYLLRYVPDVQIPVVDFFVPNRSDLIRAFVPVAAMVMVALLAIGLGGGWLLAGRMLAPLDRIGDAARLAAQGSLSHRIRMEGPSDEFRDLADVFDTMLEQLEAHVAEQQRFAANASHELRTPLAISQTLLDVARTDPDRDVDALIDRLHEVNTRAIDLTEALLLLSRADQRTFPRTLVDLSLLAEESVEALLPLADRRGVEVEVSGVPATVLGSSALLPQLVMNLVANAIVHNRSDGGGSVAVRTHSLPHAEALVVENTGAELHASQVATLVEPFQRGTERTRGPEHAGVGLGLAIVQRITQTHGGTLVLTPRTGGGLIVTVWFPHPYPG is encoded by the coding sequence ATGCGTAGGCGACGGGGGCTGAGCGTCCGCCTCAAGCTGACGCTGAGCTACGCGGGCATCGTCGTCGTGTCCGGCCTCCTGCTGCTCGGGGCCGTGGCGCTCTACCTCCTGCGGTACGTCCCGGATGTGCAGATCCCCGTCGTCGATTTCTTCGTCCCCAACCGCTCGGATCTGATCCGGGCGTTCGTGCCGGTCGCGGCGATGGTGATGGTCGCGCTGCTCGCGATCGGCCTCGGCGGCGGGTGGCTGCTCGCCGGACGGATGCTGGCGCCGCTCGACCGCATCGGCGACGCCGCACGGCTCGCGGCGCAGGGCTCCCTCTCGCACCGGATCCGCATGGAGGGCCCGAGCGACGAGTTCCGCGACCTCGCCGACGTCTTCGACACGATGCTCGAGCAGCTCGAGGCACACGTCGCCGAGCAGCAGCGCTTCGCCGCGAACGCCTCGCACGAGCTGCGGACCCCGCTCGCTATCTCGCAGACCCTCCTCGACGTGGCCCGCACCGATCCCGACCGCGACGTAGACGCCCTGATCGACCGGCTCCACGAGGTCAACACGCGCGCGATCGATCTCACCGAGGCGCTGCTGCTGCTGAGCAGGGCGGATCAGCGCACCTTCCCGCGGACGCTCGTCGACCTGTCGCTCCTGGCCGAGGAGTCCGTCGAGGCTCTCCTCCCGCTCGCCGACCGCCGCGGGGTCGAGGTCGAGGTGTCCGGCGTGCCGGCGACCGTGCTGGGCTCCTCCGCCCTGCTGCCGCAGCTCGTCATGAACCTCGTCGCCAACGCGATCGTCCACAACCGCAGCGACGGCGGCGGCTCCGTCGCGGTGCGCACGCATTCCCTTCCGCACGCGGAGGCCCTCGTCGTGGAGAACACCGGTGCGGAGCTGCACGCCTCCCAGGTCGCGACGCTCGTCGAGCCCTTCCAGCGCGGCACCGAGCGCACGCGCGGGCCGGAGCACGCCGGGGTGGGTCTCGGCCTCGCGATCGTGCAGCGCATCACGCAGACCCACGGCGGCACCCTCGTGCTCACACCCCGCACCGGCGGAGGCCTCATCGTGACGGTCTGGTTCCCGCACCCCTACCCCGGCTGA